In Mesorhizobium sp. M9A.F.Ca.ET.002.03.1.2, the DNA window GTCGATTCGGCTATCGATCCGGTTGAGTGCGTCGTCCGCAGTCGCCGCGAACTTGATGCGCGCCGCTTCCTGCGTGGCGAAATAGGCGAATCCCGCCATCGTCAGGCTGATCAGCGCGACGGCGATGAAAGCGACGATCGGAAAGAACTTCTTCAATTGCTGCCGCGGCCCATGAACGGTTTCCAGACCTTTATGCGCAAGTCCCCGCGCCAACACAATGGCGCGGCCAAACCATCGTGATGGCTGGCACATCATGTGGCCGGCCACATAGGCAGTATTTAGCCGGCTTATTTTAAGCTTCAGGCGGCGATCTTCAGTGCACCAGGTCCCGGAATGGCGCCAGGCGGACACTTGCCCAGAATGATCATGCCGAGCACCTCGTCCTGGGTCACGTCGCTCGTGCGCGCCGTGCCGACAACCTGACCGTTCTTCATCACGCAGACGCGGTCGGCAAGCTCGAACACATCATGGATATCGTGGCTGATCAGGAAAATGCCGATGCCGTCGGCCTTGAGCTGCATGACCAGTTCGCCGACCTGCGCCGTTTCCTGCGGCCCCAGTGCCGCCGTCGGCTCGTCCATGATCAGGATGCGGGCGTTGAACAGGATGGCGCGCGCGATCGCCACCGACTGCCGCTGGCCGCCTGAAAGCTTGATCACCGGATCCTTGAAGCGCTGGAAACGGGGATTGAGCCTGCCCATAACCTTGCGTGCCTCGGCCTCCATGGCGCCATCGTCGAGCGTGCCCCAGCCGGTCATCAGCTCGCGGCCGAGGAAGAGGTTGGCGGCGGCGTCGACATTGTCGGCGAGCGCCAGCGTCTGGTAGATCGTCTCGATGCCGTATTTCTTGGCGTCGCGCGGATTGGAGATCGAAGCCTCTTCACCATTGACGAAGATCTGGCCCGCATCGCGCTTGTAGGCGCCGGACAGGATCTTGATCAGCGTCGACTTGCCGGCGCCGTTGTGGCCGAGCAACGCCACCACCTCGCCCGGGAAAAGGTCGATCGACGCATCGTCGACGGCGCGAATGCCACCGAAGGCAATCGAAATGTTGCGCATATCGATCAGTGGCGTGGGAGCAGTTGTGTCAGCCATGATCGTTCCTCCCTATGGTTTTTGCTTGAGCATGATCTTGTCCGTATACCGGTATCCACTTTCCGCGGACGCGGACCTTCGGTTCGGAATCATGCTCAGACCCGCTTGCGGTAGACGGTGTCGAGCCAGACGGCGATCACCAGGACGGCACCGACGACGACGCTCTGAAGCGGTGAATCGATGCCGAGCAACACCATGCCGGATTGCAACGACTGCATCAGGAGTGCGCCCAGCATGGCGCCGAGCACCGTGCCGGAGCCGCCGGCAAGCGACGTACCGCCGATAACGGCTGCGGCGATGACCAGCAACTCGTCCAGCGTACCCAGCGCATTGGTCGACGCATTGAGGCGGGCCGACGCAATCGCCGCGCTGATCGCGGCCAGCACGCCCATGATCATGAACACCTTCATGGTCACCCAGCGCGTGTTGATGCCGGCGAGTTCCGCCGCTTCCGGGTTGCCGCCGATGGCAAAGACATAGCGGCCGAAACGGGTGCGCCTGGTGATGAAGGTCATGACGATGCCCACAGCGACCGCCATCAGCACCGGTATGGCGATGCCATGGGCGATGAACAGGCCACCTTCGGGGACGGTGATGCCGTTCTGCTGGGCGTACCGGCGCACGATGCCGACCGGCCAGGGATAGGAATTGGCGATCCGGACGGCGCCAAGGATGGCGGCGCAAGCAACCACGCCGAGAAAGATTTCCGCCCAGACGGGGCGCAGTGGAAATTTGAACCGTTTGCGCTGCGTCCGGCCGTTGAGCAGCGTGAAGGCGACGGCCACACAGGCGAGGACGCCGACGATCCAGCTCGCGGTTGCCCCGATCGAGCCGCGCGGCCCGCCACCCATGAGCTGGAAGGTGGCGTCCAGCGGCGCGACGGTGCGCCCGCTCGTCATCAGCCACGCCATGCCACGCCAGATCAGCAGCCCGCCCAGCGTCACGATGAAGGCAGGAACCTCGAGATAGGCGATGATGAAGCCCTGGAGCGCGCCGATCATGAGGCCGAGCGCCACACCGGCAGCCAGTGCGATGATCCATATCCAGGGACTTCCAAGCTGGAATCCCATGACGCGGACGAGGAATTCGGCCTGCGCCACGCCCATCACCATGCCGATCACGCCTTCGACGGAGCCGACTGAAAGATCGATGTTGCGCATCACGATGACCAGCACCATCCCGGTCGCCATGATCGCGACCGAGGAGGTCTGCACCGACAGGTTCCAGAGATTGCGCGGCGTGAGGAAAAGCCCGCCCGACAGGAAGTGGATCCCAACCCAGATGACCAGCAGCGCGCCGACCATGCCGAGCATGCGTACATCGAGTTCGGTTGCCTTGAGGAACCGTCCGACGGCGCTGAGTTCGGATTCTCGCGCCCGGTCTTCGGCCGTTTTGGCGGCCGGTGGGTTGGATGCCGTGTCGGTCATGAAGTCCTCCCACCGGGTTGCCGTCTGGCGCGGATGCCGGAACACGATGCTATCGGCTTTCCCCAATCATTTGAAGCGGAAGTCATTTGAAGCGGAAAGCCTCTTGAAAAAACGCCGCGACCTGACAGCCGCGGCGTTCGTTTGCTTGCGAAGTGGTCGAGATCAGTTGCAGGCCGCAACGCTGCCGGCGGCGACGCCCGCGCAGACCGCGTCCTTCGTGATCCAGCCGGCGTCGATGACCACGTTGAGATTGTCCTTGGTGATGGCAATCGGCGTCAGGAACAGCGACTTGACGGCATTGCCGCCCGGAGTGGTGAAGTCCGTCACGCCCGCAATGTCGGTCATCTGCTTGCCGTCGGCAAGCTGCGAGGCGATCTCGGCAGCGTTCTTGCCGAGTTCGCGCGCGTCCTTCCACACCGATACGGTCTGTGTGCCGAGCGCGATGCGGTTCAGCGCTGCATGGTCGCCGTCCTGGCCCGACACCGGGACGGATCCGGCCAGGCCCTGCGCCGTCAGCGCGGCGACGACGCCACCGGCGGTGCCGTCATTGGCGGCAACCACCGCATCGACCTTGTTGTCGTTGGCGGTCAGGAACTGTTCCATGTTCTTCTGGGCGTTGGCGGGAAGCCAGCCGTCCGTATAGGCCTCGCCGACATTCTTGATCTTGCCGCTGTCGATGGCATCCTTGAGCACTTCCATAGAGCCGGCGAACAGAAAATCGGCATTCGGATCGGCCCCCGAGCCCTTGATGAAGACGTAATTGCCTTCCGGCGCTGCCTTGAACACTTCGCGGGCCTGCATACGGCCGACTTCCTGATTGTCGAAGGTCAGATAGAAGACATCCTTGTTCTCGATCAGCCGGTCATAGCCGACGACCGGAATGCCTTCGTCCAGCGCCTTCTGCACCGCTGGCCCAATGGCCGAGGCATCCTGCGCAAGGATGATCAGCGCGTTGGCGCCCTGCGAGATCAGGCTCTCGACATCGGTCAACTGCTTGCCGGGATTGGATTGCGCATCGGCGGAAATATACTTGTCGCCGGCGGCCTCGATCGCCGTCTTCATGGCGGCTTCGTCGG includes these proteins:
- a CDS encoding sugar ABC transporter permease encodes the protein MTDTASNPPAAKTAEDRARESELSAVGRFLKATELDVRMLGMVGALLVIWVGIHFLSGGLFLTPRNLWNLSVQTSSVAIMATGMVLVIVMRNIDLSVGSVEGVIGMVMGVAQAEFLVRVMGFQLGSPWIWIIALAAGVALGLMIGALQGFIIAYLEVPAFIVTLGGLLIWRGMAWLMTSGRTVAPLDATFQLMGGGPRGSIGATASWIVGVLACVAVAFTLLNGRTQRKRFKFPLRPVWAEIFLGVVACAAILGAVRIANSYPWPVGIVRRYAQQNGITVPEGGLFIAHGIAIPVLMAVAVGIVMTFITRRTRFGRYVFAIGGNPEAAELAGINTRWVTMKVFMIMGVLAAISAAIASARLNASTNALGTLDELLVIAAAVIGGTSLAGGSGTVLGAMLGALLMQSLQSGMVLLGIDSPLQSVVVGAVLVIAVWLDTVYRKRV
- the xylF gene encoding D-xylose ABC transporter substrate-binding protein, which gives rise to MKRFAAAILAGAAMSLTLTSAAQAKDKVIGVSWSNFQEERWKTDEAAMKTAIEAAGDKYISADAQSNPGKQLTDVESLISQGANALIILAQDASAIGPAVQKALDEGIPVVGYDRLIENKDVFYLTFDNQEVGRMQAREVFKAAPEGNYVFIKGSGADPNADFLFAGSMEVLKDAIDSGKIKNVGEAYTDGWLPANAQKNMEQFLTANDNKVDAVVAANDGTAGGVVAALTAQGLAGSVPVSGQDGDHAALNRIALGTQTVSVWKDARELGKNAAEIASQLADGKQMTDIAGVTDFTTPGGNAVKSLFLTPIAITKDNLNVVIDAGWITKDAVCAGVAAGSVAACN
- a CDS encoding ATP-binding cassette domain-containing protein codes for the protein MADTTAPTPLIDMRNISIAFGGIRAVDDASIDLFPGEVVALLGHNGAGKSTLIKILSGAYKRDAGQIFVNGEEASISNPRDAKKYGIETIYQTLALADNVDAAANLFLGRELMTGWGTLDDGAMEAEARKVMGRLNPRFQRFKDPVIKLSGGQRQSVAIARAILFNARILIMDEPTAALGPQETAQVGELVMQLKADGIGIFLISHDIHDVFELADRVCVMKNGQVVGTARTSDVTQDEVLGMIILGKCPPGAIPGPGALKIAA